The Aquidulcibacter paucihalophilus genome has a window encoding:
- a CDS encoding glycosyltransferase — translation MTLAGLEVQEGELRLFPGWDEEVSETLAATKAAGEDVRPRLVDTTMLYAPRSGGVKRYLLSKKAWLEANRPDVAHSLVVPGAHHKAGDDGIVQLHATKLPFGDGYRWPTSVSRWAAWVASLNPSIIEAGDPYTPGQGALAAGQRAGCPVVGFCHSDPAGLAALHFGEWAKKPVEKRWARLFGQFDRVVSPSRYIARRLEEAGVGNIVIRPLGVEIDTFRPDRGDRDWLLKKLNLPASARLLCFAGRPAREKNIDVLIQAVQALGDPYHLILVGAGAGMPAEERVISLPYEANPKAVAKIIASCDAFVHANDKEPFGLIVLEAMACGRPVVGVNAGGVKETVDDTVGQLAKSADPRHYAAAIEALFARDIEALGVAARLRTVERFSWNRVFEDLSSVYAEVSGEPAFARVRDSQAN, via the coding sequence CCGAGACGCTCGCGGCTACCAAGGCCGCCGGCGAGGATGTCCGTCCCCGGCTGGTCGACACCACAATGCTCTATGCGCCCCGGTCCGGCGGGGTGAAGCGCTACCTGCTGTCGAAGAAGGCCTGGCTGGAAGCGAACCGGCCGGATGTCGCCCATTCGCTGGTGGTCCCCGGTGCGCACCACAAGGCCGGCGACGACGGCATCGTCCAGCTTCACGCTACCAAACTGCCCTTCGGCGACGGCTACCGCTGGCCCACCTCGGTGAGTCGCTGGGCCGCCTGGGTCGCGTCTCTGAACCCGTCAATCATCGAGGCGGGCGATCCCTACACGCCGGGGCAGGGGGCCCTGGCCGCCGGCCAGCGCGCCGGTTGCCCGGTTGTGGGGTTCTGCCACTCCGATCCCGCCGGTCTCGCCGCCCTGCATTTTGGCGAATGGGCCAAGAAGCCGGTCGAGAAGCGTTGGGCCCGCCTGTTCGGCCAGTTCGACCGCGTCGTCTCGCCCAGCCGCTACATCGCCCGTCGGCTTGAAGAGGCCGGCGTCGGCAATATCGTCATCCGGCCGCTGGGGGTCGAGATCGACACCTTCCGGCCTGACCGCGGCGACCGCGACTGGCTGCTGAAGAAGCTGAACCTCCCGGCGTCTGCGCGGCTGCTGTGTTTCGCGGGCCGTCCGGCGCGGGAAAAGAACATCGATGTCCTGATCCAGGCCGTTCAGGCGCTGGGCGACCCCTATCACCTGATCCTCGTCGGTGCCGGCGCGGGCATGCCGGCGGAAGAGCGCGTCATCTCCCTGCCGTACGAAGCCAATCCCAAGGCGGTGGCGAAGATCATCGCCTCCTGCGATGCCTTCGTGCATGCCAATGACAAGGAGCCCTTCGGCCTGATCGTGCTGGAGGCCATGGCCTGCGGGCGCCCGGTCGTCGGGGTCAATGCCGGCGGGGTCAAGGAGACGGTTGACGACACCGTCGGCCAACTGGCGAAGAGCGCCGACCCTCGCCACTACGCGGCGGCCATCGAGGCCCTGTTCGCGCGCGATATCGAGGCCCTCGGCGTCGCCGCCCGCCTTCGTACGGTCGAGCGGTTCTCCTGGAACCGCGTCTTCGAGGATCTCAGCTCGGTGTATGCCGAGGTCAGCGGCGAACCGGCCTTCGCCCGGGTCCGCGACAGCCAGGCGAACTGA
- a CDS encoding phosphoglycerate mutase family protein — MKRLLLATGLSLLTASSAMAQTVILVRHAEKVDASADPLLSEAGQRRAMDLAVALSDADLTHVFTSPLQRTVLTARPAAEAHAINPETISFEGGTEAHILRIAERIRALPDDAVVLVVGHSNTVPLIARALGETGPSEMADCEYDRLTVISVEDDGDSPAVIGRYGEPANCG, encoded by the coding sequence ATGAAACGCCTCCTGCTGGCGACCGGGCTGTCGCTTCTCACCGCCAGCTCGGCCATGGCCCAGACCGTGATCCTGGTGCGGCATGCAGAGAAGGTCGACGCCAGCGCAGATCCGCTGCTGTCCGAAGCGGGGCAGCGCCGGGCCATGGACCTAGCGGTCGCGCTCAGCGACGCCGACCTCACGCACGTCTTCACCTCTCCGCTTCAGCGCACCGTTCTGACGGCACGACCGGCCGCCGAGGCCCATGCCATCAACCCTGAAACCATCTCGTTCGAGGGCGGGACGGAGGCCCATATTCTCCGGATCGCCGAGCGGATTCGCGCCCTTCCGGATGACGCCGTTGTTCTCGTCGTCGGACACAGCAACACCGTGCCGCTGATCGCCCGGGCGTTGGGCGAGACCGGCCCCTCGGAGATGGCCGATTGCGAATATGACCGGTTGACGGTGATTTCGGTCGAGGATGACGGCGACTCGCCCGCCGTCATCGGCCGCTACGGCGAGCCTGCGAACTGCGGCTAA
- a CDS encoding MATE family efflux transporter, whose product MQQDLTQGSISKQLIGMAAFIGLGLLFQTLYFLIDLYFVGSVGPDALAGVGLAGVVFFLVMAAAQMVSVGSLSLIARAIGGKDFSKVDGVYRQSMLLSVGLFLLTLVLGYGLGGRAIDALAADVATAEQGKAYLYGFLPALALMFPTGAMGAALRAAGVVRPTMLVQTGTVLLNAVLAPILIAGWGSGLPLGAFGAGLASSIAAGAGFLGSVWLFGRVQTLMRAPLRLDRPSPAILTRIVGIGLPSAVEFLLMFVTMGVVYAVIRNFGSEAQAGFGVGSRVMQAIFLPAMAISFAVAPVAGQNFGAGLPDRVRRTVRDAALMSSALMACLTLLCLFESRWLVAPFAPDPAVAEVAATYLRIVSLNFVATGLIFTASGTFQALGDTRPALVGGVLRLVFFTSAAFWLSAQPWARLEHLWWASAASALLQAGVALLFLRSQLNRKLAGLVPREAVPAGV is encoded by the coding sequence ATGCAGCAGGACCTGACCCAGGGCTCCATCAGCAAACAGCTGATCGGCATGGCGGCCTTCATCGGCCTCGGCCTGCTGTTCCAGACCCTGTATTTCCTGATCGACCTGTATTTCGTCGGCTCTGTGGGGCCCGACGCACTCGCCGGCGTCGGTTTGGCGGGGGTGGTCTTCTTCCTCGTCATGGCTGCGGCGCAGATGGTGAGCGTGGGCTCGCTTTCGCTGATCGCGCGCGCCATCGGCGGCAAGGATTTCAGCAAGGTGGACGGGGTCTACCGCCAGTCGATGCTGCTGTCCGTCGGCCTCTTCCTTCTGACCCTTGTGCTTGGCTACGGGCTGGGTGGCCGGGCGATCGACGCCCTGGCGGCAGACGTCGCGACCGCTGAACAGGGCAAGGCCTATCTGTACGGCTTCCTGCCCGCCCTGGCTCTGATGTTCCCAACGGGAGCCATGGGTGCCGCCCTGCGCGCGGCCGGGGTCGTCCGTCCGACCATGCTCGTCCAGACCGGCACAGTGCTGCTGAATGCCGTCCTCGCCCCCATTCTCATCGCAGGCTGGGGGTCGGGCCTTCCGCTCGGTGCCTTCGGAGCGGGCCTCGCCAGTTCCATCGCTGCCGGGGCGGGCTTCCTCGGCTCGGTCTGGCTGTTCGGCCGGGTCCAGACCCTGATGCGCGCGCCCCTGCGCCTCGACCGGCCCAGCCCCGCCATCCTGACGCGGATTGTCGGCATCGGCCTGCCCTCGGCGGTCGAGTTCCTGCTCATGTTCGTCACCATGGGCGTGGTCTATGCCGTGATCCGCAATTTCGGCAGCGAGGCCCAGGCCGGCTTCGGGGTCGGGTCGCGTGTGATGCAGGCGATCTTCCTGCCGGCGATGGCCATCTCCTTCGCGGTGGCCCCGGTCGCCGGCCAGAATTTCGGCGCGGGCCTGCCGGACCGGGTCCGCAGGACCGTCCGCGACGCCGCCCTGATGAGCTCGGCCCTGATGGCCTGCCTGACCCTGCTCTGCCTGTTCGAGTCGCGCTGGCTGGTCGCGCCCTTCGCACCCGACCCCGCCGTGGCGGAGGTGGCGGCGACCTATCTGCGCATCGTCTCGCTGAACTTTGTGGCTACGGGCCTGATCTTCACCGCCTCCGGCACCTTCCAGGCCCTGGGCGACACGCGGCCCGCCCTCGTCGGTGGCGTGCTGCGCCTGGTCTTCTTCACCTCGGCAGCCTTCTGGCTCTCGGCCCAGCCCTGGGCGCGGCTGGAACACCTCTGGTGGGCCTCCGCCGCCTCGGCCCTGCTGCAGGCCGGCGTGGCGCTTCTGTTCCTGAGAAGCCAGCTGAACCGGAAACTGGCGGGTCTGGTGCCGCGGGAGGCCGTCCCGGCAGGCGTCTGA
- a CDS encoding GFA family protein has product MHRGSCLCGAVTFEVSGALAAPDACHCRKCRKHSGHFFASTDVPKSALRVEGEDRLAWHQSSEKVRRGFCATCGSSLFWDPVFRDWIGVAMGAFDTPTNSRLGVHIFVADKGDYYDIADGLPQKPD; this is encoded by the coding sequence ATGCACCGGGGATCCTGCCTCTGCGGAGCGGTCACATTCGAGGTTTCAGGCGCACTCGCCGCTCCCGACGCCTGCCATTGTCGGAAATGCCGGAAGCACTCGGGCCATTTCTTCGCATCAACCGACGTGCCGAAGTCCGCGCTCAGGGTCGAGGGCGAAGACCGTCTGGCCTGGCACCAATCCTCCGAGAAGGTGCGCCGCGGCTTCTGCGCGACGTGCGGCTCCTCCCTGTTCTGGGACCCGGTTTTCCGGGACTGGATCGGGGTCGCCATGGGGGCCTTCGACACTCCGACGAACTCCCGGCTCGGGGTGCACATCTTCGTCGCGGACAAGGGCGACTACTATGACATCGCGGATGGTCTTCCGCAGAAACCCGACTGA
- the parE gene encoding DNA topoisomerase IV subunit B: MGPTAAPSLFDDLPEPQGPAPTPAPPSNDVTPPEPALAPQAAAPRPEPAPARAAPAPSAPPVPGSYSASSIEVLEGLEPVRKRPGMYIGGTDERALHHLFAEVLDNAMDEAVARHAKLITVDLDAEGWLSVKDDGRGIPVDPHPKHPGKSALEVVMTVLHSGGKFSGKAYETSGGLHGVGVSVVNALSERLDVTVWRDGFEWTQSFSRGLPLGSIVQGGASKKKGTLIRFKPDEEIFGVGAAFKPARLFRMARSKAYLFRGVEIRWTCAAERITDQTPTEAVFHFPNGLADALAERIGELETVTPAFSGRVERKGEAGAVEWAVTWSPIGFGEADGFVSSYCNTVSTPDGGTHEAGFRAALVKGLKAYGELTNEKRAGLITAEDVIANAGAMISVFIRNPEFQGQTKDRLSSPDAQRLVEQLMRDPLDHWLTESPKQANTLLGFVIERAEDRLKRRKDKEVQRAQATRKLRLPGKLSDCSRQSANGTELFIVEGDSAGGSAKQARDRTTQAILPLRGKILNVASATADKLRANIELSDLALALGVQPGSRFNIEDLRYERIVIMTDADVDGAHIAALLITFFYRSMPETIRQGRLFMALPPLYRISAGPLSEYARDDAHRDELLATVFKGKKTEIGRFKGLGEMMASQLKETTMDPKKRTLARVTVPASEDEIEDLVERLMGKKAEARFQFIQDNAQFAVADLDV; this comes from the coding sequence ATGGGTCCCACCGCCGCGCCTTCCCTGTTCGATGATCTGCCCGAGCCGCAAGGCCCGGCGCCGACGCCCGCGCCGCCCTCGAACGATGTGACCCCGCCCGAACCGGCCCTGGCCCCGCAGGCCGCGGCCCCGCGTCCTGAGCCCGCGCCCGCGCGCGCCGCCCCCGCCCCGTCCGCCCCGCCGGTGCCCGGCAGCTATTCGGCCTCCTCGATCGAGGTGCTGGAAGGGCTGGAGCCCGTCCGCAAACGCCCGGGCATGTATATCGGCGGCACCGACGAGCGGGCCCTGCACCACCTGTTCGCCGAGGTGCTGGACAACGCCATGGACGAGGCCGTGGCCCGCCATGCGAAACTGATCACCGTCGACCTCGACGCCGAGGGCTGGCTGTCGGTCAAGGATGACGGCCGTGGGATTCCGGTCGACCCGCACCCCAAACATCCCGGCAAGTCGGCGCTGGAAGTGGTCATGACGGTCCTGCACTCGGGCGGGAAATTCTCCGGCAAAGCCTACGAAACTTCGGGCGGTCTGCACGGCGTGGGCGTTTCGGTCGTCAACGCGCTGAGCGAACGGCTGGACGTCACCGTCTGGCGTGACGGCTTCGAATGGACCCAGTCCTTCAGCCGCGGCCTGCCGCTCGGTTCGATCGTCCAGGGCGGAGCCTCGAAGAAGAAGGGCACCCTGATCCGGTTCAAACCGGACGAGGAAATCTTCGGCGTCGGCGCGGCCTTCAAGCCGGCCCGCCTGTTCCGCATGGCGCGGTCCAAGGCCTATCTGTTCCGCGGTGTCGAGATCCGCTGGACCTGCGCGGCCGAGCGGATCACCGACCAGACCCCGACGGAAGCGGTGTTCCACTTCCCCAACGGACTGGCCGACGCCCTGGCCGAGCGGATCGGCGAGCTGGAAACCGTGACCCCCGCCTTCTCGGGCCGCGTCGAGCGCAAGGGCGAGGCCGGAGCGGTCGAATGGGCCGTGACCTGGTCGCCGATCGGGTTCGGCGAGGCCGACGGCTTCGTCTCCTCCTACTGCAACACGGTCTCGACGCCCGATGGCGGCACGCACGAGGCCGGTTTCCGCGCGGCCCTGGTCAAGGGGCTCAAGGCCTATGGCGAGCTGACAAACGAGAAGCGCGCCGGACTGATCACGGCCGAGGACGTCATCGCCAACGCCGGGGCCATGATCTCGGTGTTCATCCGCAACCCCGAATTCCAGGGCCAGACCAAGGACCGCCTGTCGTCCCCGGACGCCCAGCGGCTGGTCGAACAGCTGATGCGCGATCCGCTGGACCACTGGCTGACGGAAAGTCCGAAACAGGCCAACACCCTGCTGGGCTTCGTCATCGAGCGGGCCGAGGACCGTCTGAAGCGGCGCAAGGACAAGGAGGTCCAGCGGGCCCAGGCAACGCGCAAGCTGCGCCTGCCCGGCAAGCTGTCGGACTGTTCACGCCAGTCGGCCAACGGCACCGAACTGTTCATCGTCGAGGGCGACTCGGCCGGCGGCTCGGCCAAACAGGCGCGCGACCGGACCACCCAGGCCATCCTGCCCCTGCGCGGCAAGATCCTGAACGTCGCCTCGGCCACGGCCGACAAGCTGCGCGCCAATATCGAACTGTCCGACCTGGCGCTGGCGCTCGGCGTCCAGCCGGGCAGCCGGTTCAACATCGAGGACCTGCGCTATGAGCGCATCGTCATCATGACCGACGCCGACGTGGACGGTGCCCATATCGCGGCCCTGCTGATCACCTTCTTCTACCGGTCGATGCCCGAGACTATCCGTCAGGGCCGGCTGTTCATGGCCCTGCCTCCGCTCTACCGGATCAGTGCCGGCCCCCTGTCCGAATACGCCCGCGACGACGCCCACCGCGACGAGCTTCTGGCCACGGTGTTCAAGGGCAAGAAGACCGAGATCGGGCGGTTCAAGGGCCTGGGCGAGATGATGGCCTCCCAGCTCAAGGAGACCACCATGGACCCGAAGAAGCGCACGCTCGCGCGGGTCACGGTGCCGGCCTCCGAGGACGAAATCGAGGATCTGGTCGAGCGGCTGATGGGCAAGAAGGCCGAGGCCCGGTTCCAGTTCATCCAGGACAACGCCCAGTTCGCGGTGGCCGATCTGGACGTTTGA
- a CDS encoding O-antigen ligase, with protein MHESRPADALTEPAPSLWERVICGVIIAMLTGALIGPVFAPMQEETPVLRLVWLPAYAAIVGLLLFRINRLWRAWPAMIAIVALVGLAFASRYWSLDFATTMRRVIALAISCGFALYLGAVFRGPHLPRLLMHTALVMAVGSLVMVFAFPSIGVHQLDNAGLWRGLWYEKNQMGAVMVIGATAAAACLASPDPRRLLPAAALVLSSGLVLATQSKTSLLCLVVGLGLIGGFWALRRGGAAFSVIAIWCAVVLAGLGIWIWDTHSVAVLEALGKDPSLTGRTEIWDSLMRKVADRPWTGYGYGAFWGRIGESPPADWVRKETGWIVPSAHNGWIDLLVQLGWPGAVLVGALMAGTALIAVLRCMGSGLREGWWGIGFLAAFFVLSLSESILMAHQGLPWVLFMAVLTRTLLPSPAPVAAPLVEKRRRAYQTGPRIVSQYPYGSHRRAFPVR; from the coding sequence GTGCACGAATCCCGTCCCGCCGACGCCCTGACCGAACCAGCCCCCAGCCTGTGGGAGCGGGTGATCTGCGGCGTGATCATCGCCATGCTGACCGGGGCCCTGATCGGGCCGGTGTTTGCGCCGATGCAGGAAGAGACGCCGGTGCTGCGGCTGGTCTGGCTACCGGCCTATGCGGCCATTGTCGGCCTGCTGCTGTTCCGGATCAACCGGCTGTGGCGGGCCTGGCCGGCGATGATCGCCATCGTCGCGCTGGTCGGGCTGGCCTTCGCCTCGCGCTACTGGTCGCTTGATTTCGCCACCACCATGCGCCGGGTGATCGCCCTCGCGATCAGTTGCGGCTTCGCCCTCTATCTCGGCGCCGTCTTCCGGGGGCCGCATCTGCCGCGACTGCTGATGCATACGGCGCTGGTCATGGCGGTGGGCAGTCTGGTGATGGTCTTCGCCTTCCCTTCCATCGGGGTGCACCAGCTCGACAACGCCGGCCTGTGGCGCGGCCTCTGGTACGAGAAGAACCAGATGGGGGCGGTGATGGTGATCGGCGCGACCGCCGCCGCCGCCTGCCTCGCCTCGCCCGATCCGCGCCGCCTGCTGCCGGCTGCCGCCCTGGTCCTGTCCAGCGGCCTCGTGCTGGCGACCCAGTCCAAGACCTCCCTGCTCTGTCTGGTGGTGGGCCTTGGCCTGATCGGCGGCTTCTGGGCCCTGAGACGCGGCGGCGCGGCCTTCTCCGTCATCGCCATCTGGTGCGCGGTCGTGCTGGCGGGCCTGGGCATCTGGATCTGGGACACCCATTCGGTGGCGGTGCTGGAGGCGCTGGGCAAGGACCCGTCGCTGACCGGCCGGACCGAGATCTGGGACAGCCTGATGCGCAAGGTCGCCGACCGGCCATGGACCGGTTACGGCTATGGTGCCTTCTGGGGCCGGATCGGGGAGTCGCCGCCCGCCGACTGGGTCCGCAAGGAGACGGGCTGGATCGTGCCCTCGGCGCACAACGGCTGGATCGATCTGCTGGTCCAGCTGGGCTGGCCGGGGGCGGTGCTGGTCGGTGCCCTGATGGCCGGGACGGCCCTGATCGCCGTCCTGCGCTGCATGGGTTCGGGCCTGCGCGAGGGGTGGTGGGGTATCGGCTTCCTGGCCGCCTTCTTCGTGCTGAGCCTGTCGGAGAGCATTCTCATGGCGCACCAGGGCCTGCCCTGGGTGTTGTTCATGGCGGTGCTGACGCGCACCCTGTTGCCGTCGCCGGCGCCGGTGGCCGCGCCGCTTGTGGAGAAGCGCCGCCGGGCCTACCAGACCGGTCCCCGAATCGTTTCACAGTATCCCTATGGGTCCCACCGCCGCGCCTTCCCTGTTCGATGA
- a CDS encoding UvrD-helicase domain-containing protein — MSLPDTPAPRISDLARSRGPGGVAAPAADYLAGLNPEQREAVETVDGPVLVLAGAGTGKTRVLTTRLAHILATGRARPWELLVVTFTNKAAREMRERITHLIGPSSEGLRWLGTFHSVAAQILRRHAELVGLKSTFTILDTDDQERVCKQVLEAEGLDTKRWTPKSLNGLIDHWKNRGWTPEKLPPSEDFANGKGHALYAAYQARLVSLNACDFGDLLLHNLTILAKHADIAEEYRHRFRYILVDEYQDTNVAQYLWLRLLTSSTGNVCCVGDDDQSIYGWRGAEVDNILRFERDFPGAKVVRLERNYRSTQHILGAAAGLIAANRDRLGKTLWTEDSSGDKVRVRGVWDGEAEARLVADEIETARRAGTPYQDMAVLVRASFQMRAFEERFVLLAVPYKVIGGPRFFERAEIRDAHAYLRLILSEDDDLAFERIVNVPKRGLGDTSVQKVLQIARLSGVSAMSAVRDLIVSDELQARTRTALSNFVRDIDRWRAFAQTTTHWELTETVLEESGYTDMQKADRATGQTRLDNLKELTQSMQQFETLPAYLEHVSLVMDLDRGGSDDAVQIMTLHGAKGLEFPLVFLPGWEEGVFPSQRSIDEKGEKGLEEERRLAYVGVTRAKSDARISFAANRLVYGRWTSQLPSRFVDELPIDHVEAESDTGYYGVTPGMKDAKSRWDEMPTFGAGYASPGWKRAQSFTAGRAPAAKPARHTLIEGDGRLLATADPKAGGDWSLGQRVFHQKFGYGAVKAIEGNKLLIEFEKAGEKKVIDTFVEKA, encoded by the coding sequence ATGAGTCTCCCCGACACCCCTGCCCCGCGCATCTCAGACCTCGCCCGCTCGCGCGGACCCGGCGGCGTCGCCGCGCCCGCCGCCGACTATCTGGCGGGGTTGAACCCTGAACAGCGCGAGGCGGTCGAGACGGTGGATGGACCGGTGCTGGTGCTGGCCGGGGCGGGCACGGGCAAGACACGGGTGCTGACCACCCGGCTGGCGCACATACTCGCCACCGGGCGGGCGCGGCCGTGGGAGCTGCTGGTCGTCACCTTCACCAACAAGGCCGCGCGCGAGATGCGCGAGCGGATCACTCATCTGATCGGGCCGTCATCCGAGGGCCTGCGCTGGCTGGGGACCTTCCACTCGGTGGCCGCGCAGATCCTGCGGCGGCATGCGGAACTGGTCGGGCTGAAGTCGACCTTCACCATCCTCGACACCGACGACCAGGAGCGGGTCTGCAAACAGGTGCTGGAAGCTGAGGGGCTCGACACCAAACGCTGGACGCCCAAGTCGCTGAACGGCCTCATCGACCACTGGAAGAACCGCGGCTGGACGCCGGAGAAGCTGCCGCCGTCCGAGGATTTCGCCAACGGCAAGGGACACGCACTCTACGCCGCCTATCAGGCCCGGCTGGTCAGTCTGAACGCCTGTGACTTCGGCGATCTGCTGCTGCACAATCTGACGATTCTGGCCAAACACGCGGATATTGCGGAAGAATACCGGCACCGGTTCCGCTACATCCTCGTCGACGAATATCAGGACACCAACGTGGCCCAGTACCTGTGGCTGCGGCTGCTGACATCCTCGACCGGCAATGTCTGCTGCGTCGGGGACGACGATCAGTCGATCTATGGCTGGCGCGGGGCCGAGGTGGACAACATCCTGCGCTTCGAGCGGGATTTCCCCGGCGCCAAGGTCGTAAGACTGGAGCGCAACTACCGGTCAACGCAGCATATTCTGGGCGCGGCCGCAGGCCTGATCGCGGCCAACCGCGACCGGCTGGGCAAGACGCTGTGGACCGAGGACTCCAGCGGCGACAAGGTCCGGGTGCGCGGCGTCTGGGACGGCGAGGCCGAGGCGCGGCTGGTCGCCGACGAGATCGAGACGGCGCGGCGGGCGGGCACGCCCTATCAGGACATGGCGGTGCTGGTCCGCGCCTCGTTCCAGATGCGAGCGTTCGAGGAACGGTTCGTCCTGCTGGCCGTGCCCTACAAGGTGATCGGTGGCCCGCGCTTCTTCGAACGCGCCGAGATCCGCGACGCCCATGCCTATCTGCGGCTGATCCTGTCGGAAGACGACGACCTGGCCTTCGAGCGGATCGTCAATGTGCCCAAGCGCGGCCTCGGCGACACCTCGGTGCAGAAGGTGCTGCAGATCGCCCGGCTGTCCGGCGTCTCGGCCATGAGCGCCGTGCGCGACCTGATCGTCTCGGACGAGCTGCAGGCGCGGACGCGGACGGCCCTGTCGAACTTCGTGCGCGACATCGACCGCTGGCGCGCCTTCGCCCAGACCACGACCCACTGGGAGCTGACCGAAACCGTGCTCGAGGAGAGCGGCTATACCGACATGCAGAAGGCCGACCGGGCCACCGGCCAGACCCGGCTGGATAACCTCAAGGAACTGACGCAGTCGATGCAGCAGTTCGAGACCCTGCCCGCCTATCTGGAGCACGTCTCGCTGGTCATGGATCTGGACCGCGGCGGCTCGGACGATGCGGTGCAGATCATGACCTTGCACGGGGCCAAGGGGCTGGAGTTCCCGCTGGTCTTCCTGCCGGGCTGGGAGGAAGGCGTCTTCCCGAGCCAGCGCAGCATCGACGAGAAGGGCGAGAAGGGCCTCGAGGAGGAACGCCGCCTGGCCTATGTCGGCGTGACCCGGGCCAAGTCGGACGCGCGGATTTCGTTCGCCGCCAACCGGCTGGTCTACGGCCGCTGGACCTCGCAACTGCCCAGCCGGTTCGTCGATGAACTGCCGATCGACCACGTCGAGGCCGAGAGCGACACGGGCTACTACGGCGTCACCCCGGGCATGAAGGACGCCAAGTCCCGCTGGGACGAGATGCCGACCTTCGGGGCCGGCTATGCGTCGCCGGGATGGAAACGGGCGCAGTCGTTCACCGCCGGCCGGGCTCCGGCGGCCAAGCCGGCACGGCATACGCTGATCGAGGGGGATGGACGCTTGCTGGCGACCGCGGACCCGAAGGCGGGCGGCGACTGGTCGCTGGGCCAGCGCGTGTTCCACCAGAAATTCGGCTACGGCGCGGTCAAGGCGATCGAAGGCAACAAACTGCTGATCGAATTCGAAAAGGCCGGCGAGAAGAAGGTCATCGATACGTTCGTGGAGAAGGCGTGA